The DNA sequence GAGGGGGCAACACAGAGGGGCTCAGCGAGTTGCTGTTTATGAGTTGGTCTTTAAACGAGGGATCTGGGAgctggggggacgggggggtggtTGGTGTAAGGGTGGtgagggggtcggggggggggggggtgttgggtgaGATCAGCCCTCCTAAAGCTCTCTCTGAACTCCCCTGGAGTGACCCAGGAGACCGGACCCCCGCGGCCcgaccattctctctctctctctctctctctctctctctctctctctctctctctctctctctctctctctctctctctctctctctctctctctctctcaccctccctcctccccctgtctctctctctgatctctccatctcctctctgtctttctcgctAATTGTGCTTATTCATGGTCAGGGTGACCTGCAGTGATCCCATCATAGTTAGGCCTCGGGTGTGAAGGTATGTCCTACAGTGGGCGTggtttggaggtgtgtgtgtacgtgtcaaCAGTGAgtgctgattggttgattggaaCATTGTGATTGCATCATCGACTCGGgcataaacaacaacatccaGCCTATGATGAGTGGGGGGGAGCGACAGACCCGTCCTGGCGGATGCTTTCTCAGAAGTTGGGTAACAGTGCTTTGTCAGGCGCTAGCGTTAGCACTAGCGTAATCAAACACACAGTTGCTTCAGGGTGAATACTCTTTTGAAGGGATAATTCAGCAGACATATTATAGAACATTGTCCGACATTGCTAACCGGACTAATTGCCGGTGTGTTTGTCTCTACATGTTTGAACACCtttcctgtccgtctgtcaggcTTCATGTTTAGTATTTGAAACATTATGATGTCATCGACACAGCAGCCAGGCCTGTTGTCACGGCGACATTCGCGGTACTGAGCTCTGGGCATGGACccactgaccaatcagggcgaGCCTTATCAGCCACACCTGCTGATCCTTTGAGAGGAAGGATGTGATTGGCTGGAAGGCATCTTGAGGGGACTTTTAGTTGTTATGCTAGTGAACAAGTAGTTGTGTCAtcctacacaaccacacacacacacacacacacacacacacacacacacacacacacacacacacacacacacacacacacacacacacacacacacacacgtaaacacaccaCTTACACAataagaacaaacacacacacatcactaacatacacacacacacacacttatcactACACACAAACTTATCACTAACACaataagaaacacacacacacacacacacacacacacacacacacacacacacacacacacacacacacacacacacacacacacacacacacatatcactaacacacacacacacatatcactaAAAtaataggacacacacacacgcacacacacacacacacacacacacacacacacacacacacacacacacacacacacacacacacacacacacacacacacacacacacacacacacacagtgaatgtGTAGACACATTTAGTAGAAATTAGGAAAGTGTAGTGTGgctcgtgagtgtgtgtgtgccaggtcTCTCAGGATTCCGTCTCACTGAGATCTGAGGGCGTGTTGCGTAATGTTTTCAGAaatttcgagagagagagagagagagagagagagagagagagagagtgtgtttacTCTTGTGGAGCCCCTCGCAGCGGGGGATGTTTGTGTCTGGAGCGTCAGAGTGAGCTATGCTAATGCTGGTGTTATtgtgcagatacacacacacacacctgcagctgTCAGCGTGCTTCCTTGGTAGAGTTATCTCCCATGAGCCCTTGCCAGACGCTCAGTATCTCACAACACAGCTCTGACAGACAACAACATGTGACGacctatagatatacaaatatAGATACAGATATCGGTACACAGATTGATATAAACATATAGACATATATTCCTATGAGCTGTGTAccctatatctatatctataataGATGTAGATTCTATGTCTATATCTATCGCTCAGTGGCGTTGTATTGAAGAGTCTGTCTAATGACTCAATTGTAAATGGTAGGTAGACAGGCATCCTGTATTCGGATGTATAGGTTGAAGCACTTCGATGAGCTCATTGATATCTTATTTGTATGTAAGAGCTGTTTTGCTTCAGCCCAACAGCTCCCccttgtggtggtgtgtggcaTAACGAGGCGTTCgagaataaaaacacacacgtctTTGTCAGTAACTTTTTCTGTCAATCAGAAtgttccttcctctcttccgtctggctgtctgcctgcctgtctgtctgtctgtctgtctgtaggtctatATGCCATCCCAGCACATCGATGTTAGTATTAGTAAAGgaatttcatttcatttttaacaAACCATCTCTTTAGTCATTTAACAGAAGACACATTATCCAAAGCATCTTACAGTGGATTCTGAGACGGGTCCTTAgggagtaggtaggggttagacagtacagagacaggtcattaaggagcaggtaggggttagacagtacagagacaggtcattaaggagcaggtaagggttagacagtacaaagacaggtcattaggagcaggtagtaggggttagaccagggatctcaaactcgcggcccgggggccaattgaggcccacgggatgatattttgtggccccctacttgacatcaaagtttagtatTAGTGCGGCCAgcgcgttgttgtcaaacgcacatttttgctgagtcgcttgccatgcttttttatcacttgtgatagggtgaccagatgtcccgggtTTGCCGGGACAgacccaattttgagttgcgtgtcatgagtcccgacaaaagccaaaggacgctaaaatgtcccagtttccaccaaccacaaagaaatgtcccctgttgtcagcgattacatagccaacgtgatctaacgtggaatacttgatgtggcccagcctgacccagactctacctccagcggcccccaggtaagtttgagacccctgggttagacagtacagaggctAAGAGGAAGATCAGACGTACCGTCTTGTGACTCGGCTCCAGAGGTCCATCActgtggagagaggagacgtcTTTCAGACCAGGACAGACATGACATGTACGACCCAACGAGCGTTCAAGATGTTTCTACCCGTTATGTTATCTATCTAACATAAAAGACCTCTCATCCAAACCTTGTGGCTGAGTGGTGTGAGCATTTATTATGGGATTCATCTTGAATGTAATGTTATCGTGTTGAGCTGTTTACTAAGAATCTACCTCTGAAAAGAAACTCAGGACAAGGAATAAGAAATAGGAGGATCTAGAGGTCAGCAGAACATGGAAAATAAAGAACCGTTGATAGATGTTCAAACCATCTCACCATCAAGGGGCCTTCATCAAACCTGCCCTGTCCCTTTCCCCTGAGAGCCATTTCAGCTCTAAGGGAcctttttctctcctctttgCCCACAGGCTGAGTCAGGGAACCAATCCACTGGACATGCTATCATGTTGAACAACCGATGGAAGAAAAGGTTTAAGAACACTCTTAACGTGATTACAATTTAGGGCACGTCTGACGTGTAGGCCAactagctatatatatatatgctaacCCTATATacaaagatagatagatggataaacTGTTACTCACTGTTAGTCTTACATCAACAACAAATGCAATTTCTGAGCACATTAAACTCCCCAGCACAAACCACAGCATTAGCAAGTGCTGTTCAGATTGCCCTGATCTGTATTGATCGGACACGCGAGGGCTACCTGCTATCTAGCATGGCTACAGAACAGTCACAAGACGGGAGTTATGCCTTGACCTGTGGTGTGAGGAGAACAGCCAAGCTGTTGGCTGGGGAGGGGCGAGGTGTTGTTTCCGTCAAGCCAGCTTTTCCTGCTTCTGACGGCCGGACTAAACAGGACAGCTGGAACAGCACCGCAAACTACTGACAATCGCAAACGTTTTTTTCTGCTAACCAGCTGTCTGGTGCCTTCCCATTATGTCTGTCCGTTCAGCCGggctcccttcccctccctggaGGAACAAACATCTTAGTCCTGGGAGGAGGACatctatctgtgttgtatatGGTGACTGGGTTAACCTAAGCTAACCTAAGTACTtgtagcattgtgtagcatcttatcctagctctctTTAGTACTTGGCATGGTGTAGCCTCTTATCCTAGCTCTCTTTAGTActcagcattgtgtagcatcgtATCCTGGCTatctttagtacttagcatggtgtagcctcttatcctatctatctttgttgcatacggggaatgggttaacctagcgattgttagttcttggcacttgtttctgtgaacatcctccttactgtacagacagtgatatattgttgtgtatcactttggataaaagcgtctactaAATGCCCTAAAGGTCAATGTACCAGGGATCCCTCTCCTGGGTTCATTCTCAGGGTCTGTACCCTCTGGGTTTAGAGGGAGAAGGGTTCATGGCTACTGTTTAATGTGAGGTCTGAGATGCCCTTTGAGACTGGAACTGTGATTAAAGGCTGGAACATAAGCGTCTAACTCGCCTGCAGAGCTCTGGTGCTGGCTGCTACTGTAACACCTGCTCCTCACATTCCCAGTGCAGAGGAGATAAATGAGGGGTTTTTGTTCACGTTCGAGGTGAACCAGAGATAGGATTTACATgatgatgtaggctatgaacCCAAGCATGCTGTCTGACTATTTCAATCACTGGTGGAATTCTGGCTTGATACTCTAAGATGTAATTAACGTCTTATAAACACTGCCTAAACATTACCTCTTAGATTTTCATTTCAATTGGATAGAACTTAACTTATAACTGTTTTGGTTTAAGTCATTTATATCTATagagtgtatgtgcgtgcatgggaacatgtgtgtgtgtgcatatgtttagTTAAGGGTTTGGCGTTTTTAAGGCTCAGCATCTGCGATGgagcagtgcatcatgggagtcaTGTGTCATGAGTGGTGATCCTACCTCTGGATTCAGACAAGATGACCGCCTCTTTGAGAGTCGCCACGGTGACTGCCCcggccagggagagggagaggagacagtACACCCGACCTGTGCTGAAGGCCACAAACCTACAGGAAGTACATCACAAGAGACTTGACATCAGCTTCCTGTCTGGTGGCTCTATCTATTCctttgtctgtccatctgtctataTTGCTAtcggctatctatctatcgacaTTTGTTTGTCTATCTGTATATCCATGTTTGTAGATCTATCTGCTTATCTATCAATGTTTGTCTATCTGTATATCTGTTTATCTATCTATTTGTTTATCTATGTTTGTGAGTCAGTTTTTCTATGTTTGTCTTTCTGTATATCTATGCTTGTTTATCTGTATATCTATGTTTGTCTATCTGTTTATCTCTGTTTGTCTATCCGTATGTCTATGTTTGTCTATCTGTACATTTAATCTTATCTATCTGTATATCTATGTTTGCACATCTATCTGTGTATCTATGTTTGTATATCTATCTAAGTTTgtctatctctatatctatgtTTGTACatccatctgtctatctctatatctatgtttgtctctctgtataTCTATCTGTTTTCTCTAAGGCTAGTTCTCTGTTTGCCTTTCCTTCTTTCCATCCATCCCGTCTAACTCCTTCCTGCATTTCACCTCTTTTAATCTttaatccctccctccctctccccccctcttccccccctccctccctctcccccctccctccctccatcagctGGGTGTTGAACAAAGGAACAACATGCAGCCATGGCGTCCTGCCCAGCTAGTCAAACTAGTTTACTCTGCCACCATTGtcctcccctctgcctcccaCACGCGGCTACATAACCCTGACGACAGGGGACCTACGCAACCCTGACGACGGTTGACCTAGGTAACCCTGACGACGGGTGAACTAGGTAACCCTGACGACGGTTGACCTAGGTAACCCTGACGACGGGTGAACTAGGCAACCCTGACGACGGGTGAATTAGGTAACCCTGACGACGGTTGACCTAGGTAACCCTGACGACGGGTGACCTAGGTAACCCTGACGACGGTTGACCTAGGTAACCCTGACGATGGCTGACCCAGGTAACCCTGCGACAGGGGACCTAGGTAACCCTGATGACGGTTGACCTAGGTAACCCTAGTGACAGGTGACCACCCACCCACCGCCCACCATGTCCGTCACACGTCCCCAGCCTTGCCGAGCCCCCCCGCCGGGCACCTGATGCCcctctgaggggaggggggcaggtcATGGCTGGGGGCCACAGGTCACTTGTGATCAGATTGGGAACGACATGTGATCACATGAGGAACTACATGTGATCATACCAGTAAATACAGGCACTGAGGTGAAGTGTAGTGAACTGAAGTACTTTACCAGACAACAAAACATGGGCCAACACCCAGGACAGAGGAGAAAGATATACCATAtactgtatctatatctatagaacTATATATCTGCACCTATATAGATACATCTATATCGATATGTCTATATCTATGTAACTTTATCTATGAAGTTATATCTATAGGCCATTGCTGAGCCTTTTAAATGTTTACCGCAGGTTTACTCCTCCATCTTAACACCAGCAGTGACACACCTTGAGTTTAAAATCACAATCCCGCAGATTGAGATTATAATAAAAGTATGTTGTCAATACATTATAATGTTATAGAATGCACGTTGTGTATGCATATCAGGGCTCTTAATTCGGTGGTCCTATTTGATGTCGCTGCAATATCCAGATTGTATTTTCATTTTGGTTCAAGGCTCAAATCACAGGCCATAGTGTCAAAGAACACCTAGTCGATATCATAAGCATATTTATTCCAAATCAACTATTGCCCTTCTTAGAGAAAACTCTGAACACGCATATCTGCACGAGTCAGAAAGCACTGCGTCATGCTGCTCACCAGAATGCGCTGTTGACGGCGGCGAACAGCGCGGCCGTCCGCGCGCCTCTCCTCCAGTTCACGGAGCTCCAGAGGCGGCGTGGGGCCGCCAGCCACCACGCCCGGGCCTCCGGTTCCGGCTCCCCGTCCGCCTGCCCACCACCCACCGGCCGCCCACCGCGGCCTCccggcccggcggcggcggcagcatcATCCTCGCCCCCGGCGCTGCTCTCGGTCCTCTCGTGGCTCGCCATGGAAAACATGAACGGGCCCCCACGCGCACTGCACGAAGGCGCGACGCCGGCCGCTCGGTTGTGTTGTGGTGACGTCAGCGGGAGCCGGTCCGCCTGGTCCTCCCCGTGTGAGTGCGCgcccgcgtgcgtgcgtgggagTTTTAGCGTGcgcttgtgttttgtgtgcgcggctgcggggaggtgggggggggtgacgtcATACTTATTATGTAGCCGTCTGCGACCGTAATAAACAAGACTAATGATTCATCGGAAAAAGTTGTAGCTTCACGTTTCCCTCTTTTAGATGATGGCGGACATTATTACTATTTAATTATCAATATAATTTCGCAACAACAATATAACTATTGTTGTTATTACTTTAATTAGGCTATCTTCGTCTCTAGGCCTATACGCTATTCAATGTTTATCATAACTTGATCTATAACGTAATATAGAGGCTTCTGcaactgaatatatatatatatatatataaattatataaggGTACATTAAATATCATTCTGTATATATTCCGTATAGTGTGCTGCTCTGAACCTTCTTGGGTCCTTGAATgagcctagtgtgtgtgtgtgtgtgtgtgtgtgtgtgtgtgtgtgtgtgtgtgtgtgtgtgtgtgtgtgtgtgtgtgtgtgtgtgtgtgtgtgtgtgtgtgtgtgtgtgtgtgcgcgtgtgtgtgtgtgtttgacatctATCCCCGGCCCTAGTGTGGTTACATAACAGGTCCCTATTCACTGGATGTAATAAAAGGTCTCACTCTCAGCTGTATCTTGTGATGGAGCCCAGAAGCTAGACTAACCGACGGCCGGCGGTCGTACTTATAACCGGACAAAAGGCAGTGCAGGTATCGCGGAGACCACCCCGACCCAGTTATCCCTCTGCTCGAGTCCGGCAACTAACGGTCAGAACACGCTGCCAAATAGTGATCCATCAGAGTGTGCTCCGCTTTCCCGTTCCAATAACTATCAGAACACGATGCCAAATAGTGATCCCTCAGAGCGCGCTCCAATTCCCCGCTCATGTCTAACGACAAACTGCCGTTTTCCCGTACATTTCACCACATCGGGGCTTACACCAACGACTCGTTGGTGTTCTTCATGTTATTCATGAGCGCCCACTCGACACCTGTTCGCCATGGTGGGAGGGTGACCGAttcttggtttgtgtgtgtgtgtgtgtgtgtgtgtgtgtgtgtgtgtgtgtgtgtgtgtgtgtgtgtgtgtgtgtgtgtgtgtgtgtggggggggggggggggggggctggggggagagaaggtgaaGTGTTAAGGGAGGGGTGAGAGCGCTAGGAGCtatgtgggagaggggaggggagtgtgtgtgtgtgtgtgtgtgtgtgtgtgtgtgtgtgtgtgtgtgtgtgtgtgtgtgtgtgtgtgtgtgtgtggacactcTAATTGGACTGAATTGGACAGAACAACAAAAGAGGAAGCTGGAAAATTCCAGGCTGGTGTGTTTTGTCAGCCCTGGTCCTGGAAACAATACCTCCTCTCTGGTGGCTCTTCTAGCTAATACATCTTTTAATCTCTAACcgttatctctcactctctctctctctctctaactctctttctctaactcttactatttctctctctctccctctttctctatcactctctctctcccctctctctctctctctctctctctctctaaacatctctctctctctctaaacatctctctctctccctctctctctctaaacatctctctctctctaaacatctctctctctctctctctaaacatctctctctctctctctctctctctctctctctctctctctctctctctctctctctctctctctctctctctcgttggtgCGATGATAAAAGGCTTCCCCCACCTCCTATAGAGGCCCCTGTAccagaactctctctctctctctccgcccccctctctctccacagggTCACTGAGTGGAGCCTCGGACGCCCCCCAaaccgcccctctctctctgcctacaGGAACACTGTGGCCGCATCAACCTCCACATCCCTCCAGTTGGGCTGACATCACTTTctccaggagcaggtaggagccCCTCCTTCAGGGGCAAGGAGCAGCACCTCCTGGAACATCACCTCCTTCTCTACAGTAGGGAGGAGCAACTACTTCCAGACAACAAGTTAACCTCCTCCAGAGCACCTCCTCCAAGGAGCAGGCAgcagccccacctcctcctccttcaggggcACGGAGCAGCCACTCCTTCTCTACCAAGGAGGGGGGAGCTCCATCACTTTCACCTCCTCCAGAGCCCCTCCTCCAAAGAGCAGGTAGGAGCACCTCCTACCGGAGGACGTCTTGAAGGAGCACCTCGGAGTAGGAGCAGGTCCTGAAGGAGCGGGCGGGATCAGCGCCTCCTGGGGCTCCTGGATGTCAGGATGGTGCAGCTCCGGCGCGTGGCGGAGGGgaatggaggaggtggagggggaggaagaggaggaggaggaggaggaggaggaggaggaggaggaggagtcgtggtggaggaggaggagctggagtgtAAGATCTGCTACTGCCCCTACAGCCTCTCGCGGCGTCGGCCCAAGCTGCTGCACTGCTGCCACCGCCTCTGCTGCCTCTGCCTGGCCCAGCTCCTCGCGCTGGGGGAGAGCCCCGCCACCACGGTGGTCTGCCCCTTCTGCCGCTACGTTACCTCCCTgccgccctcctccctccccgacGACCACGGCCTGCTGGCCCTGCTCGGCAGGAACCTCCGCATCCAGACCCTCCAGGGCGGCTCCACGGAGCTGCTGCTCACCCCCAGAACCCTGAGCTCCCTGCTGGGCGCCGGcaacccctccttctcctccttcttgccCCAGGCCCCCGGCTCCTACGCCTCCATCCGGGGGTCCCCCAACTTCGTGGTCATCACTATCATGgagccccccccgcctccaccagcTCTTCCTCCGCAGCCGCCGTCCGCGCTGTCGCCGCTGCCTCTGGGCCGCTCGCCGTACAACCTCCGTCAGCACCGcccgccccccggccccccgctgcAGGCGGCCCTGATGTACCGCTCGGCGTCCAGCCTGGACTCGGTGGCGTCGGGGGCCcggcggcgcggcggcggcggcgtgcggGGCTGCGCGGCCCTGCTGTGGCGGGGCTCGGCCCGGGCGCTGGtctggctgctggggctgctgtaCTTCTGCTCGCTGCCCCTGGGGGTCTACCTGCTCATCATGCAGAAGACCACGTTGGGCGTGCTTCTGGTCAGCCTGGTGCCCACCAGCATCATGGTGGTCATCATCTACGGCTTCTGCCAGTGCCTGTGCCAGGAGCTGTGGGACTGCATACCGCCTTAagggggcccccggggggtcTGAGGACGGAGGAcctccagctcctgctcctccatcacctccacaacaaccaccagcctccccaccatcacctccatcaccacctccatcatcacctccatcaccacctccaccacccttaTAACCAACTCCACAACCATCTCCATCATTACCATAGGCACCTCCTATTACTCGTCGAACTTCAGACCACCATCattactaccaccaccaccataatgACCATCAActcttccaccacctccaccatgacCACAACCCCTAgcatctcctcccccaccataTAATCAGGGCAGAGACAGGAAGTGGTG is a window from the Gadus chalcogrammus isolate NIFS_2021 chromosome 8, NIFS_Gcha_1.0, whole genome shotgun sequence genome containing:
- the rnf182 gene encoding E3 ubiquitin-protein ligase RNF182, with the protein product VEEEELECKICYCPYSLSRRRPKLLHCCHRLCCLCLAQLLALGESPATTVVCPFCRYVTSLPPSSLPDDHGLLALLGRNLRIQTLQGGSTELLLTPRTLSSLLGAGNPSFSSFLPQAPGSYASIRGSPNFVVITIMEPPPPPPALPPQPPSALSPLPLGRSPYNLRQHRPPPGPPLQAALMYRSASSLDSVASGARRRGGGGVRGCAALLWRGSARALVWLLGLLYFCSLPLGVYLLIMQKTTLGVLLVSLVPTSIMVVIIYGFCQCLCQELWDCIPP